Proteins encoded together in one Cellulomonas gilvus ATCC 13127 window:
- a CDS encoding ABC transporter ATP-binding protein, whose translation MKLPIADGATVRAYTARLLRAHRRPLAAIAVLHTLAAVAGLAGPWLLGRLVDAVADGTTTGYVNALIATGAAAVLAQTVLTRFAQRSSMLFGEMVFADLREEFIETLTSLPLSTVERAGTGDLVARTTNDVNKLQNAVRFGVPRVIVSVVTILLTVVACVLLSPLVAVAMFVGVPVMLAVVRWYLRRAAPAYRRESAAYATLNGTITESVEGARTVDALRMGARREARVEQDLAEAFDAERVTLNLRTVLLPGVDFAFVVAPVSVLLWGGWLLSQDRVSLGVVATIVLYTYQVAGPVWDLIFWVDEIQVAATSLARIVGVQLVEPDREERPGVPADEDVSARGLRYAYREGHDVLHGIDLDLRAGERLAVVGPSGAGKSTLGRMLAGIHPPTGGTVTVGGVPLVDLPLAELHRHVSLVTQEHHVFVGSVADNLRLAAPDSDAEEQRRALEAVDAWGWVAALPEGLATEIGSGGAPLTPAQAQQIALARLVLLDPHTLVLDEATSLLDPRAARHLERSLNGVLAGRTVVAIAHRLHTAHDADRVAVVDGGRITEIGSHDELVAAGGDYAALWRSWQHES comes from the coding sequence GTGAAGCTGCCGATCGCCGACGGCGCGACCGTCCGCGCCTACACCGCACGCCTGCTGCGCGCCCACCGGCGGCCGCTCGCGGCCATCGCGGTGCTGCACACCCTCGCGGCGGTCGCGGGCCTCGCGGGCCCGTGGCTGCTGGGGCGCCTGGTGGACGCCGTCGCGGACGGCACCACCACCGGGTACGTCAACGCCCTGATCGCGACGGGCGCCGCCGCCGTGCTCGCTCAGACGGTGCTGACCCGGTTCGCGCAGCGCAGCTCGATGCTGTTCGGCGAGATGGTCTTCGCCGACCTGCGCGAGGAGTTCATCGAGACGCTCACGTCGCTGCCGTTGTCGACCGTCGAGCGTGCCGGCACGGGTGACCTGGTCGCTCGCACGACCAACGACGTCAACAAGCTGCAGAACGCCGTGCGGTTCGGCGTGCCGCGCGTCATCGTCTCGGTCGTCACGATCCTGCTGACGGTCGTGGCCTGCGTCCTGCTGTCGCCCCTGGTGGCGGTCGCGATGTTCGTCGGCGTGCCGGTCATGCTCGCGGTGGTCCGCTGGTACCTGCGCCGCGCCGCGCCCGCGTACCGGCGCGAGTCCGCGGCGTACGCGACGCTCAACGGCACCATCACCGAGTCCGTCGAGGGCGCGCGCACGGTCGACGCGCTGCGCATGGGCGCGCGTCGTGAGGCGCGCGTCGAGCAGGACCTCGCGGAGGCGTTCGACGCCGAGCGCGTGACGCTGAACCTGCGCACGGTGCTGCTGCCCGGCGTGGACTTCGCGTTCGTCGTGGCCCCGGTGTCGGTCCTGCTGTGGGGCGGCTGGCTGCTCTCGCAGGACCGGGTCTCGCTCGGCGTCGTCGCGACGATCGTGCTGTACACGTACCAGGTGGCGGGTCCCGTGTGGGACCTCATCTTCTGGGTCGACGAGATCCAGGTCGCGGCGACGTCGCTGGCCCGGATCGTGGGCGTGCAGCTGGTCGAGCCGGACCGCGAGGAGCGGCCGGGCGTGCCCGCCGACGAGGACGTGTCCGCACGCGGTCTGCGGTACGCCTACCGCGAGGGCCACGACGTGCTGCACGGCATCGACCTGGACCTGCGTGCGGGTGAGCGGCTCGCGGTCGTCGGGCCCTCGGGTGCGGGCAAGTCGACGCTCGGCCGGATGCTCGCGGGCATCCACCCGCCCACGGGCGGCACGGTGACCGTCGGCGGCGTCCCGCTCGTGGACCTGCCGCTGGCCGAGCTGCACCGGCACGTGTCCCTGGTCACGCAGGAGCACCACGTGTTCGTCGGCTCGGTCGCGGACAACCTGCGGCTCGCGGCACCCGACTCGGACGCCGAGGAGCAGCGTCGCGCGCTCGAGGCGGTCGACGCGTGGGGCTGGGTCGCGGCGCTCCCCGAGGGGCTGGCCACGGAGATCGGCTCGGGCGGGGCGCCGCTCACGCCCGCGCAGGCGCAGCAGATCGCGCTCGCGCGGCTCGTGCTGCTCGACCCGCACACGCTCGTGCTCGACGAGGCGACGTCGCTGCTGGACCCGCGCGCGGCACGGCACCTCGAACGTTCGCTCAACGGCGTGCTCGCGGGGCGCACCGTCGTCGCGATCGCGCACCGGCTGCACACCGCGCACGACGCGGACCGCGTCGCGGTGGTCGACGGCGGCCGCATCACGGAGATCGGCTCGCACGACGAGCTCGTGGCCGCGGGCGGCGACTACGCCGCGCTGTGGCGCTCGTGGCAGCACGAGTCCTGA
- a CDS encoding ABC transporter transmembrane domain-containing protein has protein sequence MRSLPLTDPGTPPLTGPVAYLLWQARRQWGILTVAVLLGTLMFSCQAALPFLTGHAIDSGLTHGFGRDLWWSAAGLLGLGLVSAAASALGHRYDVENWLRASFAASQLVGRRVSHSGHTITATLPTGEVVSAVANDALRIGEIFHTAARFIGSIAAYGIAAFVMLRTSVSLGLIVLLGLPTVAVCVALLVKPLQRRQAAQREASGRLTTLGSDTVSGLRILRGIGGEGVFTARYRAQSQLVRHKGEAVAVTQSWLDALQVLLPGVFVTVLIWYGAHLAVAGEITPGQLVQAYGFAAFLSWPVQQMTYTVQSATRAHIGAGKVLGVLRVVPATGARPGTADAPPAGSPLVDETSGARVTPGLVSALVCMDPDASAAVATRMARFDDDAEAATPVRLGGVLLADLDKQIVRERIVLAEATPQLFSGTLAAELDVHGPGDAERLLRAIELADARDVLDSVPDGLAGELPEKGRSLSGGQRQRVALARALLLDPEILLLVEPTSAVDAHTEARIAARLADERRGRATLVVTASPLVLDHVDEVQLLVDGRVVTRGTHAELLARRDGHGEAYRRVVERHLDDETPPTGTPRVPEDPIADEAFDTLLESRSGSTETRGGRP, from the coding sequence GTGCGATCCCTCCCCCTGACCGACCCCGGGACCCCGCCGCTGACGGGACCCGTGGCGTACCTGCTCTGGCAGGCGCGACGGCAGTGGGGCATCCTCACGGTCGCCGTGCTGCTCGGCACGCTCATGTTCTCGTGCCAGGCGGCGCTGCCCTTCCTCACCGGCCACGCGATCGACTCGGGCCTCACGCACGGCTTCGGCCGCGACCTGTGGTGGTCGGCGGCGGGCCTGCTCGGCCTCGGCCTGGTCTCCGCCGCCGCGTCCGCGCTGGGGCACCGCTACGACGTCGAGAACTGGCTGCGCGCGTCGTTCGCCGCGTCGCAGCTCGTGGGCCGTCGCGTGTCCCACTCGGGCCACACCATCACGGCGACGCTCCCGACCGGTGAGGTCGTGTCGGCGGTCGCCAACGACGCGCTGCGCATCGGCGAGATCTTCCACACCGCGGCGCGGTTCATCGGCTCGATCGCCGCCTACGGCATCGCGGCGTTCGTGATGCTGCGGACCTCGGTCTCGCTCGGTCTCATCGTGCTGCTCGGACTGCCGACCGTCGCGGTGTGCGTCGCGCTGCTCGTCAAGCCGCTGCAGCGCCGCCAGGCCGCGCAGCGCGAGGCCTCCGGCCGGCTCACGACCCTGGGCTCGGACACCGTCTCGGGGCTGCGGATCCTGCGCGGCATCGGCGGCGAGGGCGTGTTCACCGCGCGCTACCGCGCGCAGTCGCAGCTGGTGCGGCACAAGGGCGAGGCGGTGGCCGTGACGCAGTCGTGGCTCGACGCGCTGCAGGTGCTCCTGCCGGGCGTGTTCGTCACGGTGCTCATCTGGTACGGCGCGCATCTGGCCGTCGCGGGCGAGATCACGCCCGGCCAGCTGGTGCAGGCGTACGGGTTCGCGGCGTTCCTGTCCTGGCCGGTGCAGCAGATGACCTACACGGTGCAGTCCGCCACGCGCGCGCACATCGGCGCGGGCAAGGTGCTGGGCGTGCTGCGCGTGGTCCCCGCTACGGGCGCTCGGCCCGGCACCGCGGACGCGCCGCCCGCCGGCTCGCCGCTGGTCGACGAGACCTCGGGCGCGCGGGTCACCCCGGGCCTGGTCAGCGCGCTGGTCTGCATGGACCCCGACGCCTCGGCGGCGGTCGCCACGCGCATGGCGCGGTTCGACGACGACGCCGAGGCCGCGACGCCCGTCCGGCTGGGCGGCGTGCTGCTGGCCGACCTGGACAAGCAGATCGTCCGCGAGCGCATCGTGCTCGCGGAGGCCACCCCGCAGCTGTTCTCCGGCACGCTCGCGGCCGAGCTCGACGTGCACGGCCCGGGCGACGCCGAGCGGCTGCTGCGCGCGATCGAGCTGGCCGACGCGCGCGACGTCCTGGACTCCGTCCCGGACGGCCTGGCGGGCGAGCTGCCCGAGAAGGGACGCTCGCTGTCCGGCGGGCAGCGTCAGCGCGTCGCGCTGGCCCGGGCGCTGCTGCTCGACCCGGAGATCCTGCTGCTCGTGGAGCCCACGTCCGCGGTGGACGCGCACACCGAGGCGCGCATCGCGGCCCGGCTGGCCGACGAGCGACGCGGCCGCGCGACGCTCGTCGTCACGGCCTCGCCGCTGGTGCTGGACCACGTCGACGAGGTGCAGCTGCTGGTCGACGGCCGCGTCGTGACGCGCGGGACGCACGCCGAGCTCCTCGCGCGCCGCGACGGGCACGGCGAGGCCTACCGCCGCGTGGTCGAGCGGCACCTGGACGACGAGACACCGCCGACGGGCACGCCGCGCGTCCCGGAGGACCCCATCGCCGACGAGGCGTTCGACACCCTGCTGGAGAGCCGGTCCGGCTCGACCGAGACGCGAGGAGGACGGCCGTGA